The genomic interval CACCGAGGTACGCGCCGGCCGTGCCCGCCATCACCAGTCCGAGGATCAGCTTGCCGGGACGGAACTCGTGCCGGAAGCGGGAGCGCCGCCGCTCAGGACTGGTGCTGTGGTTCGCGCTGCTGTGGTTCTGGTCGCGGTGGTTGTCGGGGCGGCGGTTCTCGCTGCTGTCGTTCTCACCGTGCGGCACGGGTCACCTCCACCTGTCCTACGCCGACTTCCAGGTGCAGCTCAAGCGTCCCGGCGGGCTTGGTGCCCTTGTCCTGGGGCGCCTTGAGCGTCTTCTGCGTATCCACACCTGTCCGGATGTCGAAGTCCTGCCGCCTCTCCCCGGGCAGCTGTACGTCGCCCAGGCCCACGTCGATGTCCGTCTCCACGGTCGCGCCCCTCGGTACGACGACCTTGGCCTGCCCGGCGCCGACCTGCACCCGGGTGGTGACCGTCCCGTCGGGCGGGATGCGTACGCCGCTGAGGTCGAGCGTGCCGATGCCGGACCCGAGTTCGTACACCGGCTGTACGGACGCGGCCGTCGTGGGCTTCCAGTCCGTACGCATCCAGTCCGTCGTGATCTCCTTCGGCAGCGCGGCCGACCCGGCCAGCAGGGCCGCCGTGACCATGGTGAGCAGGATCGTGCCGAGTCCCGTACGCCCGCGGAAGGCGCTGACCGCTATGCCGAGGCCGAAGACGGCGAGTGCGCAGGAGAGGCCGATCTGAAGGCTCGTACCGAACGGCTGCGCGTCCCACGACAGGCCGGTGCCGAGCCCGCCCGCGAGTACGGCCAGCAGGAACACCCGGCCGCCGATGCCGCGCGGCCCGCGCGTCGCCGGGTCGCGGCGCGGCTGCTGCTGCGGCGGGCGGCCCGGCTGCGGGGACGGACCCGTGGCCGGAGGCGGTACGTCGTCCACGGCCGCGCCCTCGGGGCCCCACAGGTAACCGATGCCGACCGGGCCCGTCGTGCCGTCCTTGATGATCGGGTCCCGCCACCACGAGGGGGCGCCGGGAACGGGCGGCGGCTGCGTCTCGGGCGGCGCGACCGCCACGGCCTGTGCGGCCACCGGGTCGAGCGGGCCGGTCTCGGGGTCGGCGTGGCGGCGGCGCTGGGACCAGTACGTTGCGCCGGTGAGGGCGATCGACAGCATCACGGCGAAGCCGAGAACGCTGCCGTTGCTCAGCATCGACAGGAACAGGCCGCAGCCGACCAGGGCGAACAGCACGGCGACGAGCGTGGCCCCGTCGACGCGGCCCGTCAGCAGCCGACGGGCCTCGTTCTCGTCCTCGCCGTCGAGCGGGATGAACAGCCAGGCGAAGCCGTAGAAGATCAGGCCGATGCCCCCGGTCACAGCCAGGACGCCGAGCCCGATACGGAAAATCACCGGGTCGAGGTCGAAATGCCGGCCGAGCCCGCCGCACACGCCGCCCACGACCTTCTGCCGCTTGATGCGGCGCAGCGGCGGCTGACCCGGGCCCGGTTCGGCGTCGGCGCCCACCGGGGCGGCCTGCTGCGCATCTGTCATGGGTCCATGGTGACGGGCGGTTCGGCGCGGCGGGACCATCGGCGACCCTGGACGATCCCTGATTTCGACCCCGAGAGGGCTTTTCGGCACGTGGTGCGGGATACGTAGCGGGATACGTAAGGGACACGTAGGGGACCGACCCTGATGCCCCTGCCTGCCCGTACATGTGACTATCGGGACATGCCAGTCGCCACGCCCCGCCGGGCCACCAGCTCCCGCGCCCCCGAACCGGAGGAGCCGCAGCCGCGCAAGCTGTACCGCAGCGCCGAAGGGCGGATGCTGGGCGGCGTGGCGCGCGGGCTCGCCGGGCATCTCGGGCTGCCGGTGGTGTGGGTACGGATCGTCTTCCTGGCGCTCTTCCTCGCGGACGGCATGGGCGCGCTGCTGTACGCCGTCTTCTGGTTCGTCGTCCCGCTGGGCGTGGGAGGTGTCGACGCGCCGCGCTCGGTCTTCGAGACCACGCTCGACGGGCGCCGCAGGCTGCGCAAACCCGACAAGGGCCAGGTCTTCGCGCTCTTCGCGCTGCTCGTCGGCGCCGTCACCTTCGTCAGCAACGTCCAGGTGGGCGGCAACGCCGGACGGTACATCTGGCCGACGCTGCTGATCGGTCTCGGCGTGGTCCTCGTATGGCGCCAGGCGGACAACGCGCGCCGCGCCCACTGGATGGAGATCGGCCGCCGCCGCCGGATGCTGCAGATCGCGCGCGGCATGGCGGGCGTCGCCCTGGTCGGCATGGGCCTGACCGCGTTCCTGGTGGTACGCGGCTCCGCGGCGCAACTGGGCAACGTACTGACGGCGGCGCTCGCGGTGCTCGTGGGCATCGCACTGCTGGCGGGTCCCTGGCTCGTACGCATGACCCAGGACCTCTCCGAGGAGCGCCTGATGCGCATCCGCGCGCAGGAACGCGCCGAGGTGGCCGCCCACGTCCACGACTCCGTCCTCCACACCCTCACCCTGATCCAGCGCAACGCGGAGGATGCGGGCGAAGTACGCCGCCTGGCCCGCGCGCAGGAACGCGAGCTCCGCAACTGGCTGTACAAGCCCGAGGGCACGGGCAAGGAGGAGTCGGAGGAGCCCGCCACCCTCGCGGAGGCGGTGAAGCGCTCGGCTGCCGAGGTCGAGGACAAGCACGGCGTACCGCTGGAGGTCGTGGTCGTCGGCGACTGCCCCCTCGACGACAAACTGGCCGCCCAGATGCAGGCCGCACGCGAGGCGATGGTCAACGCCGCCAAGTACGGTGGCGAGGGCGGAGCGGTGCAGGTCTACGCGGAGGTCGAGGGCCGGACGGTCTTCGTCTCCGTA from Streptomyces spiramyceticus carries:
- a CDS encoding PspC domain-containing protein produces the protein MTDAQQAAPVGADAEPGPGQPPLRRIKRQKVVGGVCGGLGRHFDLDPVIFRIGLGVLAVTGGIGLIFYGFAWLFIPLDGEDENEARRLLTGRVDGATLVAVLFALVGCGLFLSMLSNGSVLGFAVMLSIALTGATYWSQRRRHADPETGPLDPVAAQAVAVAPPETQPPPVPGAPSWWRDPIIKDGTTGPVGIGYLWGPEGAAVDDVPPPATGPSPQPGRPPQQQPRRDPATRGPRGIGGRVFLLAVLAGGLGTGLSWDAQPFGTSLQIGLSCALAVFGLGIAVSAFRGRTGLGTILLTMVTAALLAGSAALPKEITTDWMRTDWKPTTAASVQPVYELGSGIGTLDLSGVRIPPDGTVTTRVQVGAGQAKVVVPRGATVETDIDVGLGDVQLPGERRQDFDIRTGVDTQKTLKAPQDKGTKPAGTLELHLEVGVGQVEVTRAAR
- a CDS encoding ATP-binding protein; amino-acid sequence: MPVATPRRATSSRAPEPEEPQPRKLYRSAEGRMLGGVARGLAGHLGLPVVWVRIVFLALFLADGMGALLYAVFWFVVPLGVGGVDAPRSVFETTLDGRRRLRKPDKGQVFALFALLVGAVTFVSNVQVGGNAGRYIWPTLLIGLGVVLVWRQADNARRAHWMEIGRRRRMLQIARGMAGVALVGMGLTAFLVVRGSAAQLGNVLTAALAVLVGIALLAGPWLVRMTQDLSEERLMRIRAQERAEVAAHVHDSVLHTLTLIQRNAEDAGEVRRLARAQERELRNWLYKPEGTGKEESEEPATLAEAVKRSAAEVEDKHGVPLEVVVVGDCPLDDKLAAQMQAAREAMVNAAKYGGEGGAVQVYAEVEGRTVFVSVRDRGPGFDLDSVPGDRMGVRESIIGRMQRNGGTARLRSAPDGGTEVELEMERAADA